The Metamycoplasma canadense genomic interval ATATTTTCAAAATTGAATAAATATTTATAAAAAAGGTTCAATAAGAAAAATTAGTTTTAAGAAATATGAGTTAACTTTAGATTGAATAATTAAAATTGCAAGAGAAATTAGATTATGTGATTTAGATAGGATAACATATCAAACTATATTAAATAACTTTGCTGAATTTCATGAGCGACAAACGACTATGGATTTTCATCATCATTTAAAAAGTTGTTTATTAGATGCTCTTGATGACGGTTATTTAAGTAGTGATCCAACAAGAAAAGTTGTAATAAAAGGAAAAAATCCTTCAAATAAAAAAGTCAAATTCTTAAGTCAATTTGAGCTTCAGTTATTAATAAAAACACTTAAATTGAATGAAACAATTAATTTAGATTGGTTAATATTATTAATAGCAAAAACAGGGTTAAGATATTCTGAGGCATTAGCTTTAACACCACAAGATTTTGATTTTGCAAAACAAACATTAACAATAACTAAAACTTGAAATTATAAAGAAGATGGAGGATTTATGCCTACTAAAAACAAATCAAGTATAAGAAAAATTCAACTTGATTGAATGACAGTTACACAATTTAGTGGAATTATTAAAAATATTCCCGAAAATAGACCTATTTTTGTTTTTAAAGAAAAAACTTATAATTCAACTATTAATGATCTTTTAAGAAGAAGATGCATAAAAGCGGGAATTCCTATAATTTCTGTTCATAGTTTAAGACATACGCATGCTTCACTTTTGTTATATGCAGGTGTTTCAATTGCTTCTGTTGCAAAAAGATTAGGACATTCTAGCATGAACACAACAGAAAAAGTTTATTTACATATTATTAATGAACTAGAAAATAAAGATGTTGATTTAGTAATGAGATCAATTTCAATATTGAATTAATATTATTCAAGAAAATAATAAAATAAGCCATATTAGTGGCTTATTTTATTTCTTTTTGTTCTTCAATCCATTCTTCGACCATCGTAGTAAACTCAGCTAATAATGTTTTTTTAGGACTTTTATTTCTTTTTATAGCTAATTTTTCTCTAATTATTGGAAATGAATTTTTACATAAATCTTCTAGTCTATTATTAACATTAATTGTTTCAGTTGATTTAATAATATTATTAATTTTTTTGAAATCTAATTCTCATTCGTTACAAAAATCGCTTATTATTTTATTATTTTTATCCGAAATAGCTTCTGCAAATTCATGTGCTATATCTAAATAATCTCAATTTTTTTCGTTATTAAAATAAGGTTCCAAAATTTCTCATAATATTTTTTGGTGCTCACGCGTAAATTTAGAAATTTCTTTGCCGATATGTTCTCTTGTACGTTCATTGTTAATAA includes:
- a CDS encoding site-specific integrase, which produces MKKSEILLYKYFQNWINIYKKGSIRKISFKKYELTLDWIIKIAREIRLCDLDRITYQTILNNFAEFHERQTTMDFHHHLKSCLLDALDDGYLSSDPTRKVVIKGKNPSNKKVKFLSQFELQLLIKTLKLNETINLDWLILLIAKTGLRYSEALALTPQDFDFAKQTLTITKTWNYKEDGGFMPTKNKSSIRKIQLDWMTVTQFSGIIKNIPENRPIFVFKEKTYNSTINDLLRRRCIKAGIPIISVHSLRHTHASLLLYAGVSIASVAKRLGHSSMNTTEKVYLHIINELENKDVDLVMRSISILN